A window of the Janthinobacterium agaricidamnosum NBRC 102515 = DSM 9628 genome harbors these coding sequences:
- a CDS encoding putative bifunctional diguanylate cyclase/phosphodiesterase has product MTAPLSRKRGLVLVADDDPVMRMLMLEMLSQVGLDVVEADDGIKALAYYKSMAPDLVLLDVDMPAMDGFTVCREIRRAESAITVPIIMVTGGDDLEAVTHAYEEGATDFISKPINWPILGHRVLYVLRASDAIARLRIADAHNRAVLAAIPDTFFRLNKEGFYLDYEQGHDSSAIFSNENCVGKHISEVLPSDIAERLLEQMHTVLDTHHIRSVDYALTRQDTTRHFEARLVATGAEEVLGLVRDISERKQTEEQIRRLAYCDSLTGIPNRQAFLETLERELARSKLGNKKFAVLFMDLDAFKRINDTLGHNVGDHLLKVVSERLRETIRPSDLVSRTADLNNTNLARLGGDEFTILIPDLERVENALNVAHRVKEAMRRPFLIDSHEIFVTASIGISLYPEDGDDCNSLLKYADTAMYHAKNCGKNNAKLYSSSLTMQIMSHVKLEVGLRKALKNNELYLLYQPQIDVPSTRIVGVEALVRWRHPERGIISPTEFIPLAEETGLIVPIGEWVLRTACSQAKAWQIDGVRAIRMAVNLSAKQFKDENLMQIVLSALEDTGLDARLLELELTEGTLMDDARATMVTLEQLRGIGVYLSIDDFGTGYSSMNYLKRFDVRALKIDKSFISGLPQDSENAAITRAIIAMAHGLKMVVVAEGVETNEQLLMLEEYGCDMAQGYYLGHPSPHESITAMLDKQAALMRPN; this is encoded by the coding sequence ATGACAGCGCCCTTATCTCGCAAGCGCGGCCTGGTGCTGGTGGCCGACGACGATCCCGTGATGCGCATGCTGATGCTCGAAATGCTGAGCCAGGTCGGGCTGGACGTGGTCGAAGCCGACGATGGCATCAAGGCGCTGGCGTATTACAAAAGCATGGCGCCGGACCTGGTCTTGCTCGACGTCGACATGCCGGCCATGGACGGCTTTACCGTGTGCCGCGAAATCCGCCGCGCCGAATCGGCGATCACCGTGCCGATCATCATGGTCACCGGCGGCGACGACCTGGAAGCCGTCACCCACGCCTATGAAGAAGGCGCCACCGACTTCATCTCGAAGCCGATCAACTGGCCGATCCTCGGCCACCGCGTGCTGTACGTGCTGCGCGCCAGCGACGCCATCGCCCGGCTGCGCATCGCCGACGCCCACAACCGCGCCGTGCTGGCGGCGATTCCCGATACCTTCTTCCGCCTCAACAAGGAAGGCTTTTATCTCGATTACGAACAGGGCCACGATTCCAGCGCGATCTTCTCGAATGAAAACTGCGTCGGCAAGCACATCAGCGAAGTGCTGCCCAGCGACATCGCCGAGCGCTTGCTGGAACAAATGCACACGGTGCTCGACACGCACCACATCCGCTCGGTCGATTACGCGCTGACGCGGCAAGACACCACCCGCCACTTCGAGGCGCGGCTGGTGGCCACCGGCGCCGAAGAAGTGCTGGGACTGGTGCGCGACATCAGCGAACGCAAGCAGACCGAAGAGCAAATCCGCCGCCTGGCGTATTGCGACAGCCTGACCGGCATCCCGAACCGCCAGGCCTTCCTGGAAACGCTGGAACGCGAACTGGCGCGCTCGAAACTGGGCAACAAGAAATTCGCCGTGCTGTTCATGGACCTCGACGCCTTCAAGCGCATCAACGACACGCTGGGCCACAACGTCGGCGACCATTTATTAAAAGTGGTGTCGGAACGGCTGCGCGAAACCATCCGCCCGAGCGACCTGGTGTCGCGCACCGCCGACCTCAACAACACCAACCTGGCGCGCCTGGGCGGCGATGAATTCACCATCCTGATCCCCGATCTGGAACGGGTCGAAAACGCGCTCAACGTCGCGCACCGGGTCAAGGAAGCGATGCGCCGGCCATTCCTGATCGACTCGCACGAGATATTCGTCACCGCCAGCATCGGCATTTCGCTGTATCCGGAAGACGGCGACGATTGCAACTCGCTGCTGAAATATGCCGACACGGCGATGTACCACGCCAAGAATTGCGGCAAGAATAACGCCAAACTGTATAGTTCTTCGTTGACGATGCAAATCATGAGCCACGTCAAACTGGAAGTCGGCTTGCGCAAGGCGCTGAAAAACAATGAACTGTATTTGCTGTACCAGCCGCAAATCGACGTACCCAGCACCAGGATCGTCGGCGTCGAAGCGCTGGTGCGCTGGCGCCACCCGGAACGCGGCATCATCTCGCCGACCGAATTCATTCCGCTGGCGGAAGAAACCGGCTTGATCGTGCCGATCGGCGAATGGGTGTTGCGCACCGCATGCAGCCAGGCCAAGGCATGGCAAATCGATGGCGTACGGGCGATACGGATGGCGGTCAACCTGTCGGCCAAGCAATTCAAGGATGAAAACCTGATGCAAATCGTGCTGTCGGCGCTGGAAGACACCGGGCTCGACGCGCGCCTGCTGGAACTGGAATTGACCGAAGGCACGCTGATGGACGACGCCAGGGCCACCATGGTAACGCTGGAGCAATTGCGCGGCATCGGCGTCTACCTGTCGATCGACGACTTCGGCACCGGTTATTCGTCGATGAATTATTTAAAGCGCTTCGACGTGCGGGCCTTGAAGATCGACAAAAGTTTTATCTCGGGCTTGCCGCAGGATTCGGAAAACGCCGCCATCACGCGCGCCATCATCGCCATGGCGCATGGCTTGAAAATGGTGGTGGTGGCGGAAGGCGTGGAAACCAATGAGCAACTGCTGATGCTGGAAGAATACGGCTGCGACATGGCCCAGGGTTATTACCTGGGCCATCCGTCGCCGCATGAATCGATTACCGCGATGCTCGACAAGCAGGCGGCGCTGATGCGGCCGAACTGA
- a CDS encoding esterase-like activity of phytase family protein, translated as MKHSIFNGRLIPALLAAGLLSACAVQPPASQASAAQRSIAGLRLIGEQRIALKQEFQGTPVGGLSGIDYDPASGTWIIESDDRSEFSPARFYRARLDYDASAFASVTLTGMHYFKQADGTNYQNVEEYQAHGGEVPDVETIRIDPRDASLWYGSEGDRRLGLNPFVKHADQNGNYLSTLPTPVMFNVSQQETGSRNNLSFEGLSFAPDGDSLWLGMEASLYQDGPVSTPSAGSLTRVTRIARDGKVLAQYAYPLGPIASSPAPGKHAENGVSEILAVNDHQLLAIERAGVEDAQGTYKNHIRIYEMDTDGATDISGIPALQGASFVAMRKRLVLDLETLGLDRLDNIEGISWGPRLANGHDSLVLISDDNFNHKQVTQLLAFEVLPK; from the coding sequence GTGAAGCATAGTATTTTTAACGGGCGTTTGATTCCAGCCTTGCTGGCGGCAGGTTTATTAAGCGCTTGCGCGGTCCAGCCGCCCGCCTCGCAGGCATCGGCCGCGCAGCGCTCGATCGCCGGACTGCGCCTGATCGGCGAGCAGCGGATTGCACTGAAGCAGGAATTCCAGGGCACGCCGGTCGGCGGTTTGTCGGGCATCGATTACGATCCGGCCAGCGGCACCTGGATCATCGAAAGCGATGACCGCTCCGAGTTCAGTCCGGCGCGTTTTTATCGCGCCCGGCTGGATTACGACGCCAGCGCGTTTGCGTCAGTGACGCTGACTGGTATGCATTATTTCAAGCAAGCCGACGGCACGAATTACCAGAACGTGGAAGAGTACCAGGCGCACGGCGGCGAGGTGCCGGATGTCGAAACCATCCGTATCGATCCGCGCGACGCCAGCCTGTGGTACGGCAGCGAAGGCGACCGCCGCCTGGGATTGAATCCCTTCGTCAAGCACGCCGACCAGAACGGCAATTACCTGTCGACGCTGCCGACGCCGGTGATGTTTAATGTATCGCAGCAAGAAACCGGTTCGCGCAACAACCTGAGTTTCGAGGGACTGTCATTTGCGCCCGATGGCGATTCATTGTGGCTGGGCATGGAAGCGTCCTTGTACCAGGATGGTCCGGTATCGACGCCGTCAGCCGGTTCGCTGACCCGCGTGACCCGTATCGCGCGCGACGGCAAGGTCTTGGCGCAATATGCGTATCCGCTGGGTCCGATTGCCTCGTCGCCGGCGCCGGGCAAGCATGCCGAGAATGGTGTGTCGGAAATCCTGGCCGTCAACGACCATCAATTGCTGGCGATCGAGCGTGCCGGCGTCGAAGATGCGCAAGGCACGTATAAAAACCATATCCGGATTTACGAAATGGATACCGACGGCGCGACCGACATCAGCGGCATCCCGGCCTTGCAGGGCGCCAGCTTCGTGGCGATGCGCAAGCGGCTGGTGCTGGACCTGGAAACGCTGGGTCTGGACCGGCTCGACAATATCGAAGGCATTTCGTGGGGCCCGCGCCTGGCCAACGGCCATGACAGCCTGGTGCTGATTTCCGACGACAATTTCAACCACAAGCAAGTAACCCAGCTGCTGGCGTTTGAAGTATTGCCGAAATAA
- a CDS encoding CaiB/BaiF CoA transferase family protein, with the protein MEKKVSAGPLAGIKVLELGTLIAGPFCARMLAEFGADVIKIEAPEGGDPIRTWRILKDGTSLWWSVQARNKKSLTLNLKDPRGRAIARQLALEADIIIENYRPGVLEKWELGYEQLKRDNPALIMVRLSGFGQTGPMKDVPGFGAIGESMGGLRYVSGFPDRPPVRVGVSIGDSVAALHGVIGAMMALRHRDASGGKVQGQGQMVDVALYEAVFNMMESLVPEYDQAGVVRERTGGSLPGIVPSNTYTTGDGENIVIAGNGDAIFKRLMLAMGRIDLAGDPQLARNDGRVARTQDIDDAIQAWCAGHTIDSALAVLKAADVPSGKIYSVRDMMSDPQFLARDMFEQHHFADGTPVKLPAITPKLSETPGRTKWLGPELGQHNDEVLAALGYDAAAIAQLRQDGVL; encoded by the coding sequence ATGGAAAAAAAAGTGTCGGCCGGCCCTCTTGCCGGCATTAAAGTGCTGGAACTCGGCACCCTCATCGCAGGCCCGTTCTGCGCCCGCATGCTGGCCGAATTCGGCGCCGACGTCATCAAGATCGAAGCGCCCGAAGGCGGCGACCCGATCCGTACATGGCGCATCTTGAAAGACGGCACGTCGCTGTGGTGGTCGGTGCAGGCGCGCAATAAAAAAAGCCTGACGCTGAACCTGAAAGACCCGCGCGGCCGCGCCATCGCCAGGCAACTGGCGCTGGAAGCCGACATCATCATTGAAAACTACCGTCCCGGCGTGCTGGAAAAATGGGAGCTTGGCTATGAACAGCTGAAGCGCGACAATCCAGCCTTGATCATGGTGCGCCTGTCCGGCTTTGGCCAGACCGGGCCGATGAAGGACGTGCCCGGCTTTGGCGCGATCGGCGAATCGATGGGCGGCTTGCGTTATGTGTCCGGCTTCCCGGACCGGCCGCCGGTGCGGGTCGGCGTATCGATCGGCGATTCGGTGGCGGCCCTGCATGGCGTGATCGGCGCGATGATGGCCTTGCGCCACCGCGATGCGAGCGGCGGCAAGGTGCAAGGGCAGGGCCAGATGGTCGATGTCGCCTTGTACGAAGCCGTGTTCAACATGATGGAGTCGCTGGTGCCGGAATACGACCAGGCCGGCGTGGTGCGCGAGCGCACCGGCGGTTCGCTGCCGGGCATCGTGCCGTCGAATACCTACACCACCGGCGACGGCGAAAATATCGTGATCGCCGGCAATGGCGACGCCATCTTCAAGCGGCTGATGCTGGCCATGGGCCGCATCGACCTGGCGGGCGACCCGCAACTGGCGCGCAACGACGGCCGCGTGGCACGCACGCAAGACATCGACGACGCGATCCAGGCCTGGTGCGCCGGCCACACCATCGACAGCGCGCTGGCCGTGCTGAAGGCGGCCGACGTGCCATCCGGAAAAATCTACTCGGTGCGCGACATGATGAGCGACCCGCAATTCCTGGCCCGCGACATGTTCGAGCAACACCATTTCGCCGACGGCACGCCGGTCAAGCTGCCGGCGATCACGCCGAAGCTGTCCGAAACGCCGGGCCGGACCAAATGGCTGGGACCGGAACTGGGCCAGCACAACGATGAAGTACTGGCCGCGCTGGGCTACGACGCCGCGGCGATTGCCCAATTGCGGCAGGATGGCGTGTTGTGA
- the recR gene encoding recombination mediator RecR produces MAKALEFLTEALRRLPGIGPKSAQRMAFHLLQHDREGAAMLSRALFQAVDAVHHCGMCNTFTELEICETCLDGERDTRLLCVVETPADQLMIEQTLTYKGLYFVLMGRLSPLDGIGPKDIHLEKLLARANDGVVTEVVLATNFTNEGEATAHYISEMLKARGLKVSRLARGVPVGGELEYVDAGTIARAMLDRRAT; encoded by the coding sequence ATGGCCAAGGCGCTTGAATTCCTGACCGAGGCGCTGCGGCGCCTGCCCGGCATCGGCCCCAAGTCGGCGCAGCGGATGGCTTTCCATTTGCTGCAGCACGACCGCGAAGGGGCGGCGATGCTGTCGCGGGCGCTGTTCCAGGCCGTCGACGCCGTGCATCACTGCGGCATGTGCAATACCTTTACCGAACTCGAAATCTGCGAAACCTGTCTCGACGGCGAACGCGACACGCGCTTGTTGTGCGTGGTGGAAACGCCGGCCGACCAGTTGATGATCGAGCAGACGCTGACTTACAAGGGACTGTATTTCGTGTTGATGGGGCGCTTGTCGCCGCTGGATGGCATCGGCCCGAAAGATATCCATCTGGAAAAATTACTGGCGCGCGCCAATGATGGCGTCGTCACCGAAGTGGTGCTCGCCACCAACTTCACCAATGAAGGCGAAGCGACCGCCCATTACATCAGCGAAATGCTGAAAGCGCGCGGCTTGAAAGTCAGCCGGCTGGCGCGCGGCGTGCCGGTGGGCGGCGAACTGGAATACGTCGACGCGGGCACGATCGCCCGCGCGATGCTCGACCGCAGGGCAACTTAA
- a CDS encoding YbaB/EbfC family nucleoid-associated protein, whose product MMKNQLAGLMKQAQAMQDNMKKAQEQLALVEVEGQSGAGLVKIVMTCKNDVKRVAIDPSLLADDKDMLEDLVAAAFNDAVRKAEATSAEKMAGLTGGMNLPAGFKMPF is encoded by the coding sequence ATGATGAAGAACCAATTGGCTGGCCTGATGAAGCAGGCGCAAGCGATGCAAGACAATATGAAAAAAGCGCAAGAGCAACTGGCGCTGGTGGAAGTCGAAGGCCAGTCCGGCGCCGGCCTGGTCAAGATCGTCATGACGTGCAAGAACGACGTCAAGCGCGTGGCTATCGATCCATCGCTGCTGGCCGACGACAAGGACATGCTGGAAGACCTGGTCGCCGCCGCGTTCAACGACGCCGTGCGCAAGGCGGAAGCCACCTCGGCTGAAAAAATGGCAGGCTTGACCGGCGGCATGAATTTGCCAGCCGGCTTCAAAATGCCATTCTGA